Proteins encoded together in one Branchiostoma lanceolatum isolate klBraLanc5 chromosome 11, klBraLanc5.hap2, whole genome shotgun sequence window:
- the LOC136445354 gene encoding uncharacterized protein isoform X2: MFQRRPGAGTSSVLERARAQLRGEKPPPAASSLVRSGGATRASFQYDDQDSAPSEASSDQELGAYLSSLNKKATQKKTFDLTQASSDLSDKSDDNGDVKANITGGASRFLKKKPKKNEGTKESLQKNNVGQGSGGADASSVQRREGVASRPSALSRAAELKERIMQRQPKVQIDDSDLEMALSLSSDLDSEQDLKKFLEKPPKLSSTGKDLKKTTEESLLTKDSLEPDGPESEAGKASSRFLKKSKTTAASQQGQDTGTFQFTSKMHFDSDDEDLQQYVHKLQKAQESPPASISQHLSHRSSSTVSVISYV, encoded by the exons ATGTTTCAGAGACGTCCAGGAGCGGGCACGTCGTCCGTTCTCGAGCGCGCGAGGGCTCAGTTGCGGGGAGAAAAGCCCCCTCCTGCCGCCAGCAGTTTGGTGCGCTCCGGTGGTGCAACGAGAGCCAGTTTTCAGTACGATGACCAGGATTCTGCCCCGTCCGAGGCCTCCAGTGATCAGGAACTAGGC GCCTACCTCAGCAGCCTAAACAAGAAAGCTACACAGAagaagacctttgaccttacgCAGGCCAGTAGTGACCTCAGCGACAAGTCTGACGACAATGGAGATGTCAAGGCTAACATTACCGGAGGAGCCAGTCGCTTTCTTAAGAAGAAGCCAAAAAAGAATGAGGGCACGAAAGAATCCTTACAGAAGAATAATgtgggtcaagggtcaggtGGTGCAGATGCATCATCCGTGCAAAGGAGAGAAGGAGTGGCAAGTAGGCCTTCAGCCCTCTCAAGAG CTGCGGAACTAAAGGAGAGAATCATGCAGCGACAACCCAAGGTTCAGATTGACGACTCTGACCTTGAGATGGCTCTCAGTCTCAGCTCTGACCTTGACAGTGAACAAGACCTGAAGAAGTTTCTAGAAAAGCCTCCAAAACTGTCGTCAACTGGGAAGGACCTCAAGAAGACAACTGAGGAGTCTTTACTGACTAAAGACTCCTTGGAGCCGGATGGCCCAGAGTCTGAAGCTGGAAAGGCCAGCTCACGCTTTCTTAAGAAAAGTAAAACTACTGCGGCTTCACAACAAGGACAAGACACTG GGACATTCCAGTTCACTTCCAAGATGCATTTTGACAGTGACGACGAGGACCTCCAGCAGTATGTGCACAAACTGCAGAAGGCCCAAGAGTCACCCCCAGCCTCCATCAGTCAACACTTATCCCACAGGAGTAGTTCAACAGTTAGTGTCATATCTTATGTTTAA
- the LOC136445354 gene encoding uncharacterized protein isoform X1, producing MFQRRPGAGTSSVLERARAQLRGEKPPPAASSLVRSGGATRASFQYDDQDSAPSEASSDQELGAYLSSLNKKATQKKTFDLTQASSDLSDKSDDNGDVKANITGGASRFLKKKPKKNEGTKESLQKNNVGQGSGGADASSVQRREGVASRPSALSRAAELKERIMQRQPKVQIDDSDLEMALSLSSDLDSEQDLKKFLEKPPKLSSTGKDLKKTTEESLLTKDSLEPDGPESEAGKASSRFLKKSKTTAASQQGQDTGGENRFLKKKPGKDDIIDRGGTFQFTSKMHFDSDDEDLQQYVHKLQKAQESPPASISQHLSHRSSSTVSVISYV from the exons ATGTTTCAGAGACGTCCAGGAGCGGGCACGTCGTCCGTTCTCGAGCGCGCGAGGGCTCAGTTGCGGGGAGAAAAGCCCCCTCCTGCCGCCAGCAGTTTGGTGCGCTCCGGTGGTGCAACGAGAGCCAGTTTTCAGTACGATGACCAGGATTCTGCCCCGTCCGAGGCCTCCAGTGATCAGGAACTAGGC GCCTACCTCAGCAGCCTAAACAAGAAAGCTACACAGAagaagacctttgaccttacgCAGGCCAGTAGTGACCTCAGCGACAAGTCTGACGACAATGGAGATGTCAAGGCTAACATTACCGGAGGAGCCAGTCGCTTTCTTAAGAAGAAGCCAAAAAAGAATGAGGGCACGAAAGAATCCTTACAGAAGAATAATgtgggtcaagggtcaggtGGTGCAGATGCATCATCCGTGCAAAGGAGAGAAGGAGTGGCAAGTAGGCCTTCAGCCCTCTCAAGAG CTGCGGAACTAAAGGAGAGAATCATGCAGCGACAACCCAAGGTTCAGATTGACGACTCTGACCTTGAGATGGCTCTCAGTCTCAGCTCTGACCTTGACAGTGAACAAGACCTGAAGAAGTTTCTAGAAAAGCCTCCAAAACTGTCGTCAACTGGGAAGGACCTCAAGAAGACAACTGAGGAGTCTTTACTGACTAAAGACTCCTTGGAGCCGGATGGCCCAGAGTCTGAAGCTGGAAAGGCCAGCTCACGCTTTCTTAAGAAAAGTAAAACTACTGCGGCTTCACAACAAGGACAAGACACTGGTGGAGAAAACAGGTTCCTGAAGAAGAAACCAGGGAAAGATGACATAATAGACAGAGGGG GGACATTCCAGTTCACTTCCAAGATGCATTTTGACAGTGACGACGAGGACCTCCAGCAGTATGTGCACAAACTGCAGAAGGCCCAAGAGTCACCCCCAGCCTCCATCAGTCAACACTTATCCCACAGGAGTAGTTCAACAGTTAGTGTCATATCTTATGTTTAA
- the LOC136445355 gene encoding uncharacterized protein C19orf44-like, which yields MSLDDLAPAVDITPKPKPRTAKTKPSEDKRAESNTRLKEQTLHTVDELLEDDDSVKSAASKKSFSDETVTESISENIGAHLNLHTVDELLGHSVSDKSDKSESTQSRPKLQGLHTVDELLMSTSEKREQKEDTHSYEDDFDTEVPTESISERMGSKHEVLADDTYSETFEEGSGTESSKTFSEQTVTETPSKSYTDVSRSKRSKGSRKTDSEESYSESTRSRTLTDSSVSDSRTSRTRSRTPTRKAVKASDVGVQTSVEGLMHQWTAESGYAALGPQYGAGYTDPTPVATHVVNPDALEAMTSYSPSVLALNDLLRQQLQLTQQFVTNTRRLHQFYINSLQADHSYTTLQDTLQFIQEHRRPVLTTEEALQQIQNSTDR from the exons ATGAGTCTTGACGACTTAGCTCCAGCTGTGGACATCACACCAAAACCAAAGCCACGAACTGCCAAAACAAAACCGTCGGAAGACAAAAGAGCTGAATCCAACACAAGACTTAAAGAACAAACATTACACACCGTTGATGAACTATTAGAAGATGACGACTCAGTGAAGTCAGCAGCAAGCAAGAAGAGCTTTTCTGACGAGACAGTCACAGAGTCAATCTCAGAGAACATAGGTGCACACCTGAATCTTCACACCGTAGACGAACTACTTGGACACAGCGTATCAGACAAAAGTGACAAATCGGAGAGCACGCAAAGTCGTCCCAAACTTCAAGGTCTGCACACTGTTGACGAGCTGCTTATGTCGACTTCAGAAAAGCGAGAACAAAAGGAAGACACACACAGCTATGAGGATGACTTTGACACTGAGGTGCCGACGGAATCTATCTCAGAAAGAATGGGGAGCAAACATGAGGTTTTGGCAGATGACACGTATTCAGAAACCTTTGAAGAAGGCAGCGGGACTGAATCATCAAAGACTTTCTCTGAACAGACAGTCACAGAAACACCAAGCAAGTCTTACACAGATGTTTCAAGAAGTAAAAGAAGCAAGGGTTCCAGAAAGACAGACAGCGAAGAGTCCTACAGTGAGTCCACCAGAAGTAGAACACTAACAGATAGCTCTGTGTCTGACAGTCGGACAAGCCGTACTAGAAGTCGGACTCCTACAAGAAAGGCTGTCAAGGCTTCAGACGTGGGGGTACAAACATCAGTAGAAGGACTGATGCACCAGTGGACAGCAG AGTCTGGGTATGCAGCCTTGGGCCCTCAGTATGGTGCTGGGTACACTGACCCCACACCAGTAGCCACACATGTTGTCAACCCTGATGCACTAGAAG CCATGACCAGCTACAGTCCCAGTGTGCTGGCGCTGAACGACTTGCTGCGGCAGCAGTTGCAGCTCACGCAGCAGTTTGTAACCAACACCCGCAGACTGCACCAGTTCTACATCAACTCCCTGCAGGCCGACCACAGCTACACCACTCTACAGGACACACTACAG TTTATCCAGGAGCATCGCCGTCCAGTTCTTACCACGGAGGAGGCTCTACAACAGATACAGAACAGCACAGACAGATGA
- the LOC136445279 gene encoding uncharacterized protein, translated as MSRTLIKPMNLWDLCNALKSAIDKVDIGALKKISGLDQSNVNTELYFEFCNEPEAPHVYDHYEACFTHATVFVYACCQYMESAHSNRKKLKEIFDYLITVGADVNLTCSVRGFRLKTADGLDEIERTTPLIAAIVKPDWELVNVLLSCGADPNRHDDEERSPLEMALCYKWDTRSVRLRAPRSKEADFRIPSLLVNEGADPDILKDGSPLLTHALRSKNVLACKALVKAGADLSYAAKDGYTHLHLAAAVWGNRAIVRALVKAGADITAKTKGKLGQTPLEMYRDTILDRDTHSDDIKGIITLLSHSSPAMPAGSMAPTDPTNPRKRSRPARGEASTSPPITEDKRSISERLPSELTRLQQLATQLLGPQFNLVPNSEDDEQERITRIRSLIRAEHFSSKVNYSLDSAADDLIHDRKRSVCKVEWPGGSGSGFLIGKNKILTNNHIYEMMKEASKQPDGRSADHRNYRAIFVLSEHQPVVCHMAPKPPLSCGRDLDYAILELAHQEGDNSISDVIPLGQFVSDNLEKDGMVVVVGHPGGGRKKIDFCPISGLDEKYIIHVLFGNPNVPREDIHRATYHTGVMFHGSSGSAGFDRNGNLVLMHTRGFFPIENQTSLIEEGVRLSSIREHARQNLVPEVFNEIFPQRLGGFSFGQ; from the exons ATGTCGAGGACATTGATCAAGCCAATGAATCTCTGGGATCTTTGTAATGCCCTGAAGAGTGCCATCGATAAGGTTGACATTGGCGCCTTGAAGAAGATATCGGGGTTGGATCAGAGTAATGTAAATACCGAGCTCTATTTCGAATTCTGCAATGAGCCCGAGGCTCCTCATGTTTACGACCACTATGAAGCTTGCTTTACCCACGCTACAGTATTTGTGTATGCATGTTGTCAATATATGGAATCGGCCCACTCCAATCGGAAGAAATTGAAGGAGATTTTTGATTACCTGATCACTGTTGGTGCCGATGTTAACTTAACCTGTTCAGTCCGCGGTTTTCGTCTCAAAACCGCGGACGGTCTAGACGAAATCGAACGTACAACACCACTTATTGCGGCGATCGTAAAGCCAGATTGGGAACTAGTCAACGTGCTGCTCTCGTGTGGTGCTGACCCGAACAGACACGACGACGAAGAAAGAAGTCCTCTTGAAATGGCACTCTGTTACAAGTGGGACACGCGAAGCGTCCGTTTACGTGCACCAAGATCAAAAGAGGCAGACTTCAGAATTCCTAGCTTGCTGGTAAATGAAGGAGCAGACCCAGACATCCTAAAAGACGGCAGCCCACTTCTAACACATGCTCTTCGTTCCAAAAACGTATTAGCATGCAAAGCACTCGTAAAGGCCGGGGCAGACTTGTCCTATGCAGCAAAGGATGGCTACACTCACCTGCACTTAGCCGCCGCAGTGTGGGGTAATCGTGCAATAGTGAGAGCTTTAGTTAAAGCCGGAGCCGACATTACCGCAAAAACTAAAGGTAAACTGGGACAGACTCCGCTAGAGATGTATCGCGATACCATTCTGGATAGAGATACACATAGTGATGATATCAAAGGAATAATTACATTGCTAAGTCATTCATCCCCTGCCATGCCTGCTGGAAGCATGGCGCCAACAGATCCTACAAATCCCAGAAAGCGGTCGAGACCAGCACGTGGCGAAGCCTCCACATCCCCTCCCATCACCGAAGATAAGAG ATCAATCTCAGAACGCCTGCCTTCCGAGCTGACTCGACTTCAGCAACTGGCAACACAGCTGCTGGGTCCACAGTTCAACCTCGTCCCGAACTCTGAAGACGACGAACAGGAGAGGATCACACGTATCCGGTCCCTCATCAGAGCCGAGCACTTCTCCAGCAAAGTCAACTACAGCCTGGACTCGGCAGCAGACGACCTCATCCACGACAGAAAACGGTCAGTCTGTAAGGTAGAATGGCCGGGCGGCTCTGGTTCGGGGTTTTTAATTGGAAAGAATAAAATCCTCACCAACAACCACATCTATGAGATGATGAAGGAGGCATCAAAACAACCCGATGGAAGGTCAGCTGATCACAGAAACTACCGTGCCATATTTGTTTTGTCTGAACACCAGCCTGTAGTGTGTCATATGGCTCCTAAACCGCCTCTGTCATGTGGCAGAGATTTAGACTATGCTATACTAGAACTTGCCCATCAAGAGGGTGACAACAGCATCAGTGACGTCATTCCATTAGGGCAGTTTGTCTCAGATAATCTAGAGAAGGATGGCATGGTAGTGGTGGTGGGCCATCCAGGTGGGGGGAGAAAGAAGATTGATTTCTGTCCCATCTCTGGGTTGGACGAGAAATACATAATCCACGTCCTTTTTGGCAACCCCAACGTCCCACGTGAGGACATCCACAGGGCCACTTACCATACAGGGGTCATGTTCCATGGGTCCTCTGGTTCTGCGGGGTTTGATAGGAATGGGAACCTGGTGCTCATGCACACGAGAGGGTTTTTCCCAATAGAAAACCAGACCAGTCTGATTGAGGAGGGGGTGCGCCTCTCAAGCATCAGGGAGCATGCGCGACAAAATCTGGTCCCCGAGGTTTTCAATGAAATCTTCCCCCAACGACTGGGTGGCTTTTCCTTTGGACAGTAA
- the LOC136444993 gene encoding complement C1q tumor necrosis factor-related protein 1-like, whose translation MTLGDSDTCGLCCDDVVSPPIAYALMQGPKGDPGPQGEKGELGDTGDIGPPGTQGDTGPPGTQGVKGDKGEKGEPAPALQKAVFSVARSNPLLGRNESHQRITFDKVFANFAKDFSPDEGLFRCRVAGMYYFVYTVQSYFEKYMGVQLMRGEESQVTLYANAVPRRIMQSQSVVLELKRGETVWLRLHRGERFAIYGNIDRQITFNGFLLYPEE comes from the exons ATGACACTGGGAGACAGTGACACCTGTGGATTGTGCTGTGATGACGTGGTGTCACCTCCTATTGCCTATGCCCTCATGCAAGGACCAAAAG GAGACCCCGGCCCACAGGGAGAGAAGGGTGAGCTAGGTGATACAGGTGATATAGGGCCACCTGGCACTCAAGGTGACACAG GCCCACCTGGTACACAAGGGGTCAAAGGTGACAAAGGCGAGAAGGGAGAACCCGCTCCAGCTCTCCAAAAAGCAGTCTTCTCCGTCGCCCGGAGCAACCCGCTTCTGGGACGGAACGAGTCCCACCAGCGAATCACCTTCGACAAGGTGTTCGCGAACTTTGCTAAGGACTTTTCCCCCGACGAAGGCCTGTTCCGCTGCCGGGTTGCGGGGATGTACTACTTTGTGTACACGGTCCAGTCTTACTTTGAGAAGTACATGGGGGTGCAGTTGATGAGGGGAGAGGAGAGTCAGGTGACGTTGTACGCCAACGCCGTGCCGCGGCGGATCATGCAGAGTCAGAGCGTGGTGTTAGAACTGAAGCGGGGAGAAACCGTGTGGCTCAGGCTTCACCGTGGGGAGAGGTTTGCTATCTACGGTAACATCGACAGACAGATCACGTTCAATGGCTTCTTGTTGTACCCAGAGGAATGA